The Cloacibacterium caeni region TTTTCTAGACCAGCACAAACCAAAGAATTGTTTACTGACATCACTACGGCTGCAGAAGCGTCTACTTTAGCAATTTCTTCCATTGCCAAAACATAAGAAACACTATCCATTCCTGCTCCACCGTATTTTTGGTCTACCATCATTCCTAGGAATCCTAATTCTCCCATTTTCTTTACTTGTTCATAAGGAAACTTCTGTTCGTTATCTCTTTCTATTACGCCAGGCAAAAGTTCAGTCTGCGCGAAATCTCTCGCTGCTTGCTGAATCATCAGTTGTTCTTCTGTTAAATTAAAATCCATTTTTTGTATTAAAATTAATTGCCGTAAATATACATTTTTTAAGAATTTCAATGAAAATTGATATTAACTATTTGTTAATTAAGAAAAAGTATTATTTTTACAAAAATCAAAAACCGTAAAGTATGTCAGTTACAAGATTGTTTGACTTTGCTCATCATGCGCTATACAAGTTCCCAAAAGAGGATGCTTTGGTGACCAAATATAATGGAGTTTGGACAAAAACTTCTACAAAAGAATACGTAAGTCAAGGAAACAAAATTTCCAGAGGACTGTTAAAATTAGGGATTAAACCGGGAGATAAAATCGGGCTAATTTCTACCAATAACCGCACAGAATGGCACATTATGGATTTGGGAATTTTGCAAATTGGTGCAATAGATGTTCCGGTATATCCTACCATTTCTGTAGAAGATTATATCTATATCTTTAATAATGCGGAAATAAAATATGTTTTTGTTTCAGATAAAGATTTGTACGAAAAATTACTTCAAGTAAAACCTCAGGTAGAAAGTTTGAAAGGAATTTTTACCTTTGATGAAATTCCTGGAGCTGCAAACTGGAAGGAAGTACTCGATTTGGGAGAAAATGAAGACAATCAACAAGAAGTAGAAGACATTGCTAAAACGATTCAACCAGATGATTTAGCGACTTTAATTTATACTTCTGGAACTACTGGTAGACCAAAAGGCGTAATGCTAACTCATAAAAATATTGTAGCAAACGTTACAGCTTGTGCACCTATAATTACAGATGTAACCAAAGGATTAGATGAGCTGAAAAGTTTAAGCTTTCTCCCTATTTGTCATATTTTTGAAAGAATGTTGTACTATCTTTATGTAAGCAATGGTTTCTCTATCTATTTTGCAGAAAGTATAGATAAAGTAGGTGAAAACGTAAAAGAGGTAAAGCCTCAGATTATGACTGTTGTGCCACGTTTGATAGAAAAAGTGTACGACAAAATTGTAGACAAAGGAGCTGCAGCTGGTGGTTTAAAAACCAAAATTTTCTATTGGGCATTGTCATTGCTTGAAAATTATGACATGAAGAAACCTAAATCTCTAAAACACAGAATTGCAGATAAATTAGTGTTCTCTAAATGGAGAGAAGGTTTAGGCGGCAATATTATCACTTTAGTAAGTGGTTCTGCTGCTCTGTCTACCAAACTGAATAGAAGTTTCCAAGGTGCGGGAATTCCTATTTTAGAAGGATATGGGCTTACCGAAACTTCACCAGTAATTGCGGTAAACTCTTTCGAAAGAGTGAAAATAGGAACCGTAGGTCATGTTTTAGATAATTTAGATGTAAAAATCCAAGCAGATGGAGAAATCACCGTAAAAGGACCTTCTGTTTTCCAAGGATATTATAAAGACGAGGAAAAAACCAAAGAAGCATTTACAGAAGATGGTTACTTTATGACGGGAGACATCGGTCATATAGATGCAGAAGGTTTCTTACACATTACAGACCGTAAAAAAGAAATGTTCAAAACTTCTGGAGGTAAATATGTTGCGCCTCAGGTTTTAGAAAATTTAGCGAAAGGTTCTAAATTTATCGAACAAATTATGGTAGTAGGTGACGGCGAAAAAATGCCGTGCGCATTAGTACAGCCAGACTATGCATTTGCAAAACTTTGGGCAGAGAGAAAACATCTTAAAATAGGTAAAACTCCAGAAGAAATGGCGAATTCTCCTGAGCTAAAAGCAAGAATTATGAAAGATATTAATTTGCTGAATGCTACTTTAGGAAAATGGGAGCAAATCAAGAAAATAGAGCTTACTCCTACGCTCTGGACGATTGAAGATGGATTGCTTACTCCAACAATGAAATTAAAACGTAAAGCAGTAAAAGAAAAATTCTTCAATCTTTACGAAAAATTATACGACAGAGCATAAATCAAAATAGACCTCCCATTTTAGGAGGTCTTTTTTTAGGCTACTTTTTTAAAAGATATAGATTTTCCGATCCATTCTACCTTCCAGAAACCGCGAACTTTTAAGATTCCATTTTGAAGCAACTTGGCACAAGAACTCCAATATCTTCCACTAGAAGC contains the following coding sequences:
- a CDS encoding AMP-dependent synthetase/ligase, with product MSVTRLFDFAHHALYKFPKEDALVTKYNGVWTKTSTKEYVSQGNKISRGLLKLGIKPGDKIGLISTNNRTEWHIMDLGILQIGAIDVPVYPTISVEDYIYIFNNAEIKYVFVSDKDLYEKLLQVKPQVESLKGIFTFDEIPGAANWKEVLDLGENEDNQQEVEDIAKTIQPDDLATLIYTSGTTGRPKGVMLTHKNIVANVTACAPIITDVTKGLDELKSLSFLPICHIFERMLYYLYVSNGFSIYFAESIDKVGENVKEVKPQIMTVVPRLIEKVYDKIVDKGAAAGGLKTKIFYWALSLLENYDMKKPKSLKHRIADKLVFSKWREGLGGNIITLVSGSAALSTKLNRSFQGAGIPILEGYGLTETSPVIAVNSFERVKIGTVGHVLDNLDVKIQADGEITVKGPSVFQGYYKDEEKTKEAFTEDGYFMTGDIGHIDAEGFLHITDRKKEMFKTSGGKYVAPQVLENLAKGSKFIEQIMVVGDGEKMPCALVQPDYAFAKLWAERKHLKIGKTPEEMANSPELKARIMKDINLLNATLGKWEQIKKIELTPTLWTIEDGLLTPTMKLKRKAVKEKFFNLYEKLYDRA